The following are encoded together in the Novosphingobium sp. 9U genome:
- a CDS encoding zinc-dependent alcohol dehydrogenase produces MKALVWHGKEDVRYDTVSDPSIEHPRDAIIKVTSCAICGSDLHLFHNLIPAMLPGDILGHETMGEVVEVGSASKDKLAVGDRVVIPFTIQCGECDQCRRGNFSVCQRTNRKGQLGDKTFGHRTAGLFGYTHLTGGYPGGQAEYLRVPFADTTHIKVPDGIDDEKLLFLSDILPTGWQAAVQADIQPGDTVAVWGCGPVGQMTIRSAILLGAEKVIAIDCLPERLSMAAAAGAITLNFEEESVVERLNELTGGEGPHKCIDAVGAESHVSAGQPDTLLDRAKQMVMAESDRPHVLREMIYVCRPAGVISIIGVYTGLVDKIPMGQAMNKGLTFRMAQAHVPRWTEDLLRRIEDDQIDPSFVITHKVDLSQGPEMYRTFRDKADGCIKVMLRP; encoded by the coding sequence ATGAAGGCGCTGGTTTGGCACGGCAAGGAAGACGTCCGCTACGACACGGTATCGGATCCCTCAATCGAGCATCCCCGCGATGCGATCATCAAGGTGACGAGTTGCGCAATCTGCGGCTCCGATCTCCACCTGTTTCACAACCTGATCCCGGCCATGTTGCCCGGCGACATCCTGGGCCACGAGACCATGGGCGAAGTGGTCGAAGTCGGCAGCGCCTCGAAGGACAAGCTCGCGGTCGGTGACCGTGTCGTCATCCCCTTCACCATCCAGTGTGGTGAGTGCGACCAGTGCCGTCGCGGCAACTTCTCGGTGTGTCAGCGCACCAACAGGAAGGGTCAGCTTGGCGATAAGACGTTCGGCCATCGCACCGCCGGCCTGTTCGGCTACACGCACCTGACCGGCGGCTACCCGGGAGGTCAGGCCGAATACCTGCGCGTACCGTTTGCTGACACCACCCACATCAAGGTCCCGGACGGCATCGACGATGAGAAGCTGCTGTTTCTGTCCGATATCCTGCCGACCGGCTGGCAGGCCGCGGTACAGGCCGATATCCAGCCCGGCGACACCGTCGCGGTGTGGGGCTGTGGTCCCGTCGGCCAGATGACGATCCGCTCGGCGATCCTACTCGGCGCCGAGAAGGTGATCGCCATCGATTGCCTGCCTGAGCGCTTGTCGATGGCTGCCGCCGCCGGCGCGATCACTCTCAACTTCGAGGAGGAAAGCGTCGTCGAGCGCCTCAACGAGCTAACCGGCGGCGAGGGACCGCACAAGTGCATCGACGCGGTCGGCGCCGAGAGCCACGTGAGCGCCGGGCAGCCCGACACGCTGCTGGACCGCGCCAAGCAAATGGTCATGGCCGAGAGCGACCGCCCGCACGTGCTGCGCGAGATGATCTATGTCTGCCGGCCAGCCGGGGTCATCTCGATCATCGGCGTCTATACCGGCCTTGTCGACAAGATCCCGATGGGCCAGGCGATGAACAAGGGGCTGACCTTCCGCATGGCGCAGGCGCATGTGCCCCGCTGGACCGAGGACCTGCTCCGCCGGATCGAGGATGACCAGATCGATCCCTCCTTCGTGATCACCCACAAGGTCGACCTCTCGCAAGGTCCCGAGATGTACCGCACGTTCCGCGACAAGGCCGACGGCTGCATCAAGGTCATGCTTCGCCCCTGA
- a CDS encoding GlxA family transcriptional regulator, translated as MSDQPPRNVVIFGPEDVHALEIASVMDTFNEANAEASATLYAMTFVSERRDTIRCASGLRIVPDQSILEPVPEIDTLLVAGSYGVPGEPSDAVITWLRERCALARRFGSVCTGTFLLGAAGLIDGREVTTHWYYADALRSRIPAARVDADRIFIREGPLFTSAGVSACIDLALSLIEEDHGRDLAVSVARHLVMYLKRPGGQSQYSVPLAAQARTQSPIARLQAWIIDYPDQDLSVAALASRVAMSPRNFTRVFRSETGLSPATFVEQVRIDKARRMLELTSLPLDQVARLSGLGTAGSARRIFLRRLGISLRQYRDRFKLGNTAASD; from the coding sequence ATGAGTGACCAGCCGCCCCGAAATGTAGTCATCTTCGGACCCGAGGACGTTCACGCGCTGGAGATCGCCAGCGTCATGGACACCTTCAACGAGGCGAATGCCGAGGCGAGTGCGACGCTCTACGCCATGACTTTCGTTTCCGAGCGGCGCGACACCATTCGCTGCGCATCGGGCCTCCGGATCGTTCCCGATCAATCGATCTTGGAGCCCGTTCCGGAGATCGATACGCTCCTCGTCGCTGGAAGCTACGGGGTTCCCGGTGAACCGTCGGACGCAGTGATCACTTGGTTGCGGGAACGATGCGCCTTGGCGCGGCGCTTTGGCTCGGTCTGCACTGGCACCTTCCTGCTCGGAGCTGCGGGCCTGATCGACGGACGCGAGGTCACCACCCACTGGTACTATGCGGACGCGCTGCGATCTCGGATCCCGGCCGCGCGTGTCGACGCGGACCGGATCTTTATTCGTGAGGGTCCGCTGTTCACCTCCGCCGGCGTTTCTGCCTGCATCGATTTGGCCTTGTCGCTGATCGAAGAGGACCATGGTCGCGATCTCGCGGTGTCAGTCGCGCGGCACCTCGTCATGTACCTCAAGCGCCCGGGCGGCCAGTCGCAGTACAGCGTGCCACTCGCGGCGCAGGCGCGCACGCAATCACCAATCGCTCGTCTTCAAGCCTGGATCATCGATTATCCCGACCAAGATCTGAGCGTCGCGGCGCTTGCGAGCAGGGTGGCCATGAGCCCCCGCAACTTTACACGTGTGTTCCGGAGCGAGACTGGCCTCAGCCCCGCCACTTTCGTCGAGCAAGTGCGCATCGACAAGGCTCGGCGCATGCTCGAACTTACGTCGCTGCCGCTGGACCAGGTGGCGAGGCTGAGCGGGTTGGGCACAGCGGGATCGGCGCGGCGCATTTTTCTGCGTCGCCTCGGGATTTCGCTCCGACAGTACCGTGATCGGTTCAAGCTTGGGAACACGGCCGCCAGCGACTGA
- a CDS encoding sensor histidine kinase, protein MTSILPSPARATRSALGPCRESDLLLREMAHRSVNDLQLVVSLLAIQSRRTANIEARQALADAMHRVAILADARSCLLRGGLPSLETALRAVADALSSQAEPRGIVLTLELACRASGLSSIQIATLALVVNELATNAIKHAFDENRGGQVTIFVRRLDELTVCVGVDDDGRPFPETDVCRRNRMGLGLARRLVDSVGGLLILPPSGSKSIEVRVPAHEY, encoded by the coding sequence ATGACATCGATCTTGCCCTCTCCCGCCCGCGCCACCCGAAGCGCTCTTGGACCATGCCGGGAAAGCGACCTGCTGCTGCGGGAGATGGCGCATCGCAGCGTCAATGATCTTCAACTCGTCGTGAGCCTGCTTGCTATCCAGAGCCGCCGCACTGCAAACATCGAGGCGCGACAGGCATTGGCCGACGCTATGCACCGTGTCGCCATACTGGCAGATGCCCGTTCGTGCCTGCTCAGAGGGGGGCTACCGTCCCTGGAAACAGCGCTGCGGGCGGTGGCCGATGCGCTCAGCAGCCAGGCCGAGCCGCGTGGCATCGTACTTACGCTCGAATTGGCTTGCCGTGCGTCGGGGCTATCGTCGATCCAAATCGCTACCTTGGCTCTCGTCGTCAATGAATTAGCGACCAACGCGATCAAGCATGCCTTCGACGAGAATCGCGGTGGTCAAGTGACCATTTTCGTGAGGCGCCTTGACGAGCTTACCGTGTGCGTCGGGGTTGACGACGATGGTCGACCGTTTCCAGAGACCGACGTTTGTCGCCGCAACCGAATGGGGCTCGGCCTGGCGAGGCGGCTGGTGGACTCGGTAGGTGGCTTACTCATCTTGCCCCCGAGCGGATCGAAATCGATCGAGGTTAGGGTGCCGGCGCACGAATACTGA
- a CDS encoding PAS domain S-box protein, whose protein sequence is MAADTPRTDKQARREQQTLLTSVLDHLPLGVGVYDRHGDLIHSNQRLRDYVGLTALPSRQKENAARWLSFDESGHQLEPASYPGARALRGERVVPGIDFLYSPDNAPARWMRVSAVPLEHRSDSDAGVIVVVQNVDDLKRAAERIAQAGAVLATQTRFLDTTLSSLPDFVYAFDRQHRFAYANQAMLALFGLTANQMIGKTFAELDYPAELAERLNGHIDRIFTDGSTVEDEVFFKSPIGYEAYFAFNWGPVRGDDGQVELVVGASRDTSERRTFEEALARNEARLRAATELVGLGIYSWDPVTGALEWDDRVRAMWGLPPDAAVDMDVYEAGIHPEDLAKVRSAIVACIDPAGDGRYRIEYRVTGRSDGVTRYIATSGQTTFENGRAVGFIGAAIDVTDQRRAEAMIRASEAQFRGFAEHSSNLIWVGDPTAGTIVYRSAAYERIWGQPRGEAAITVSDWMKDVHPDDRQQVEHALASAKAGEVAQFEYRIIRPVDGSIRWLRDTSFPIPDENGAVTRIGGITEDMTQDDVHQVYVVSARPAQARQLAAAVRALGYRARTFESAAAFLDIAPVLAPGCVLVDLRKAREDGLTIPRELKARALALPTIAVDTPGASTAAVVTVMKAGVIDYLVAADDDAFRATLVAAMADCRSAPRQPATDQTGAARVARLTPREREVLAGLVNGGTNKSIARALGISPRTVELHRAQVMSRLNAANLTELLQVALSAGMSPSSGNTRGPNKTT, encoded by the coding sequence ATGGCGGCCGATACACCAAGAACGGACAAGCAGGCGCGTCGCGAGCAGCAGACGCTGCTGACGTCCGTGCTGGATCACCTGCCGCTGGGCGTGGGCGTCTACGACCGCCACGGAGATCTGATCCACTCTAACCAGCGTCTGCGCGACTATGTCGGGTTGACGGCGTTGCCTTCGCGACAGAAGGAGAATGCGGCACGATGGCTTTCCTTCGATGAGAGCGGACACCAACTCGAACCTGCCTCCTATCCCGGCGCGCGAGCACTGCGCGGTGAGAGGGTCGTGCCGGGGATCGACTTCCTATACAGCCCGGACAATGCACCTGCACGCTGGATGCGGGTCAGCGCGGTCCCGCTGGAGCACCGCAGTGACTCGGACGCTGGGGTGATCGTGGTCGTCCAGAACGTGGACGATCTGAAACGCGCGGCGGAACGGATCGCACAGGCGGGCGCCGTGCTTGCCACTCAGACGCGGTTTCTAGACACCACACTCTCGTCCTTGCCGGACTTCGTGTACGCTTTTGACCGGCAACACCGGTTTGCCTACGCCAACCAGGCGATGCTCGCGCTGTTCGGGCTGACAGCGAACCAGATGATCGGCAAGACATTCGCCGAACTCGATTACCCTGCCGAACTGGCCGAACGGCTTAACGGTCACATCGACCGCATCTTCACTGACGGTTCGACCGTCGAAGACGAGGTCTTTTTCAAAAGCCCGATCGGGTACGAAGCGTACTTCGCATTCAATTGGGGGCCGGTTCGGGGCGATGACGGCCAAGTCGAATTGGTTGTGGGCGCATCGCGGGATACGAGCGAGCGTCGTACCTTCGAAGAGGCGCTGGCGAGGAACGAAGCGCGGCTACGCGCCGCCACCGAGCTCGTCGGCCTTGGAATCTACTCGTGGGATCCAGTTACAGGCGCGCTCGAGTGGGACGATCGCGTGCGCGCTATGTGGGGGCTGCCGCCTGACGCTGCCGTCGATATGGATGTCTATGAGGCAGGGATCCATCCGGAGGATCTCGCCAAGGTTCGCAGCGCCATCGTCGCTTGTATCGATCCTGCGGGCGATGGGCGCTACCGCATCGAATATCGGGTGACCGGTCGGAGCGATGGTGTCACGCGCTACATAGCAACTTCCGGCCAGACGACCTTCGAGAATGGACGGGCGGTAGGCTTCATCGGCGCTGCCATCGACGTCACTGACCAGCGCAGGGCCGAAGCCATGATCCGCGCTAGCGAAGCGCAGTTCCGCGGCTTTGCCGAGCACAGCAGCAACCTTATCTGGGTGGGGGACCCGACTGCCGGCACGATCGTCTATCGCAGCGCCGCTTATGAAAGGATTTGGGGCCAGCCGCGCGGAGAGGCGGCAATCACCGTGTCCGACTGGATGAAGGATGTTCATCCCGACGACCGGCAGCAAGTCGAACATGCTCTTGCCAGTGCGAAGGCCGGCGAGGTGGCGCAATTCGAGTACCGTATCATCCGTCCAGTTGACGGCTCGATACGCTGGCTTCGCGACACTAGTTTTCCGATTCCGGACGAGAATGGTGCCGTGACCCGGATCGGCGGCATTACGGAGGATATGACGCAAGACGATGTCCACCAAGTCTATGTCGTCAGCGCCAGGCCGGCACAGGCGCGCCAGCTTGCCGCCGCCGTTCGCGCGCTCGGCTATCGGGCCCGGACGTTCGAGAGCGCCGCTGCCTTTCTCGACATCGCGCCGGTGCTCGCGCCGGGCTGTGTGCTGGTCGATCTGCGTAAGGCCAGAGAGGACGGACTGACGATCCCACGTGAACTCAAGGCGCGGGCGCTGGCTCTACCGACGATCGCAGTAGACACTCCGGGCGCCAGCACGGCGGCCGTGGTGACGGTGATGAAGGCGGGCGTGATCGACTATCTCGTCGCCGCCGACGACGATGCCTTTCGTGCAACGCTTGTCGCGGCAATGGCGGACTGCCGTAGCGCACCGCGGCAACCTGCAACCGATCAGACCGGCGCTGCTCGGGTCGCAAGGCTGACGCCGCGTGAACGCGAAGTGCTGGCAGGGCTGGTGAACGGCGGGACCAACAAGTCGATCGCTCGCGCTCTCGGGATCAGCCCTCGCACGGTGGAACTGCATCGCGCCCAGGTCATGAGCCGGCTGAACGCGGCCAACTTGACCGAGCTGCTACAGGTGGCCTTAAGCGCTGGCATGTCTCCATCCAGCGGCAACACGCGGGGCCCGAATAAGACTACATAG
- a CDS encoding ion channel → MTLEQIGGAVLMLLFLADIFLTVLYARAGTGVLAPRWNRLIWALIKAISRPFGRRRSAVLSFAGPLIVVALIGFWALGLTAGAALVIRPELGTAIRPSSGDTPTDFVTALLVAGSSLSIVGGGDYSPHTSDTRLLFLLNSLIGASVLSLVLSYLVQVYSALQERNALALNVDLLTGGKGDAAEMLARLGPGGDFSDATSELSNLARSLATIKEAHHFYPLLFYFRFSEPRYAVSRFSFVLLDLTTLIDTSLDQHKYGTLVRAASVGALRRCALLLLQTLDRHFPNSDDERATGHGPSYEESYAAALATMRGAGITIQPDNAAYAEQRSGWDPLIRRVALELGYDTDEIQRRWAPF, encoded by the coding sequence ATGACTCTCGAGCAAATCGGCGGGGCGGTGCTGATGCTGCTCTTCCTCGCCGACATCTTCCTGACCGTGCTCTACGCAAGAGCCGGCACGGGCGTCCTGGCACCGCGCTGGAACCGACTAATTTGGGCCCTGATCAAAGCCATCTCACGACCGTTCGGCCGCCGGCGCTCTGCGGTCCTGTCCTTTGCGGGACCGCTCATCGTCGTCGCGTTGATCGGGTTCTGGGCGCTCGGGCTTACCGCCGGTGCCGCGCTCGTCATCCGCCCGGAACTTGGCACCGCGATCCGACCGAGCAGCGGGGACACGCCCACAGACTTCGTCACCGCGCTGCTGGTCGCGGGTAGCAGCCTGTCGATCGTGGGCGGAGGCGACTATTCGCCGCACACTTCCGACACGAGGCTGTTATTCCTCCTCAACTCGCTGATCGGCGCCTCGGTTTTGTCGCTGGTGTTGAGCTACCTGGTCCAGGTCTATTCCGCCCTTCAGGAGCGCAATGCGCTGGCGCTGAATGTCGACCTGCTGACAGGCGGAAAGGGAGACGCTGCCGAAATGCTGGCCCGGCTTGGCCCGGGTGGCGACTTCAGCGACGCCACCAGCGAGCTGAGCAATCTTGCGCGCTCGCTCGCCACGATCAAGGAAGCGCACCACTTCTACCCGCTGTTGTTCTATTTCCGCTTTTCCGAGCCGCGGTATGCGGTGTCGCGGTTCAGCTTCGTGCTGCTCGATCTCACGACCTTGATCGACACTTCGCTTGATCAGCACAAGTACGGAACCCTCGTACGCGCCGCGTCCGTCGGAGCGCTGCGCCGATGCGCCCTGCTCTTGTTGCAGACCCTGGACCGGCATTTTCCCAACTCCGACGACGAACGCGCAACAGGACACGGTCCGAGCTATGAAGAGAGCTATGCCGCCGCTCTCGCAACGATGCGCGGTGCGGGCATCACGATCCAGCCGGACAACGCTGCATACGCCGAGCAGCGCAGCGGGTGGGATCCACTTATCCGCCGCGTGGCTTTGGAGTTGGGATACGACACAGATGAGATCCAACGCCGCTGGGCACCCTTTTGA